The DNA segment TGAAACTATACGGCAGTCTGGATCCTAGCTCTTCTTCAACTTTTAAAATATCAATTTCTCTTGCGGGTCCATCAATTACTAATTCCGGGACTTTACCACCAATTTCAATAATCCTATTTGAAGTAGCACTGATTCTAGCTTTTAATAACCCAAAGTCCATGAATATCCCTCCATTTCAATCGATGTTATTTGCAATATCAACCATTCGCATAAATAGCCCCAAAATTATCGTGCGTCTAACTTGATCCAATATCGACAAATTCCATTTGTTATGGAATCAAGCTCCCCAGCATTTCTTTCTATTACTTTCCTGGAGGGTTCATTGATTTCATCGCAAGTAATTAATAGCTCATAAATACCTCGTTTAGTTGCTTGCTCAATCATTTTGCTGAGAACAAGCTTCCCATATCCCTTACCTCTCTCAGTTGGCCTAACGATGTACCCAACATGGCCTCCATACATAAGCAAACTCTCATTTAATTGATGCCTGAGCTTCCCGTATGCCACAGGTCTATCATCAACATACAACCAATAAATCGTCTCAGGCACATAACCTTCAGGGAGTTCTATTCCCTTCAAGCTTTTAACAAACTGCGGCAAACTTCTTTTAAATTCTTCAAAATCATGATCCGGAAAATGGGGTGTAAAACCATTCTCCCCTTGGCCTATTTCTTGTATCATCTCAAAAATATCTTGACCTTCTGCTTCTCTCAGCTCTTTTAATTCAACCTTCATCAAAATAACCTCCCTTGCAATGTTCTGCCCTAACAATACCTGGTTGCGCACATCCTACTTCCAAATTTCCATGCGTTCATCCAAGTTTGACGTGTGTAATTCTAGTTCAATTCCATCGGGATCCAAAAAATTAATACTCCAGCCTTTACCTCTCTTTATCGGGCCTCTTACAATAGTTACGCCTTTTCTCTCAATCACGCTTACTGCTTCCTGAAAATCATCTTCGTTTATATAAAATGCTACGTGATCGACGCCCATACCTTTTTCTATTTTCTTATTCAATCCTGGTCTTTGAATCAGGCAGATCCAGGCCGATCCCCACTCTAGATAAGCATCCGCTTTTCCTTGATGCCTCAATTTCATCATCAATAAATTACAATAAAAATCCAATGACCTATCCAAGTCACTTACATTTATCGTGACATGACTGAAGCCGACGACATTCATACTTGATTCCCCTTCTTAAGCCCGTTTCCTCATACCCTTCTCGTTTTAGACCGACTAAAATCGGTTCATATAGAACATCAACAAGTCTCCTTCACCTGTTTTCCTAATTGCAAAAAGACCCAGCCTAGGTGCTCTTCTCTTAGGCTGGGTCGTTTGTTGTCTAAGCTTCTTCCATGATTATACATCTGTAAGCCAGGGGACGGTAGACCCTATTGCGACAAATATACATCTTAGGGAAATTTAGTTTATCCGTATTTTAGAAAACAGCCCCCACTTGGACAGCGCATAACCTAGGCCGGGTTGCTTATTAACTTAGTTTCTTCCATGATTGCATATTTATTAACCATCAGACGGTAGGCTCTCAGCTCGACTTCCGCATTCAAAGTATTGTTATTGAATAAAATGTTTAATATAGGTATCATTATTATAACCATTGGCAATCTTAACCAATTTCTTGATAGGGGAAAATTAAAATGAGCTCAAGCTTAAAGCTTTACGCATCCATTTATCTCGTTCGAATAAAGAATATCACATGGCGTGACTGCGTTATAACACTGTTGCTCCTCCTTTTTCTACCCCGTGGGATGTATCAGTTCACTACAATGTTAGCTGCCAAAGGCTTCTCACCCTCATTTATTACGGCAAGTTGGGGGATATTTGGCATGATCGTCGGCATCAGTCTGTTTGCCGCCAGCCTGATGATGGCGGAAATGCGATTCTTATGGTCGCTAGGACGAGGTCCTGGCTTTTTAACATCATATATGCTTTGCAAAAAGTCCCCCATTGTTCTAGCGATTGTCTGGATACTGCTTGGTCAGTTGTTCTGGTCCCCGTCTTATAGCATCGAACTAGCATTCCTAATGCTGTTTCTTGGACTCTCTTGTGCAGAACTGGTAGTCTATTGCTTCGTAGCGCTTAGAGAAATGACGAGAAAGCGAAAAACCAGAGCGCTGTCTTTAGCATTACTGATATTAACCCGTACTGGCTCTTAATCTTTCGATTATGATGCTGCCCATTATATCTGTGGTCCGGTTGATTGTTGCAATTGTCATTACCGCTCTGCAATACTACGCCGCTTACCGAGCGTCACACTTCACTTGGCCACTCATGATAAGCGCAGCGC comes from the Paenibacillus lentus genome and includes:
- a CDS encoding GNAT family N-acetyltransferase; the encoded protein is MKVELKELREAEGQDIFEMIQEIGQGENGFTPHFPDHDFEEFKRSLPQFVKSLKGIELPEGYVPETIYWLYVDDRPVAYGKLRHQLNESLLMYGGHVGYIVRPTERGKGYGKLVLSKMIEQATKRGIYELLITCDEINEPSRKVIERNAGELDSITNGICRYWIKLDAR
- a CDS encoding VOC family protein yields the protein MNVVGFSHVTINVSDLDRSLDFYCNLLMMKLRHQGKADAYLEWGSAWICLIQRPGLNKKIEKGMGVDHVAFYINEDDFQEAVSVIERKGVTIVRGPIKRGKGWSINFLDPDGIELELHTSNLDERMEIWK